A genome region from Triticum aestivum cultivar Chinese Spring chromosome 2B, IWGSC CS RefSeq v2.1, whole genome shotgun sequence includes the following:
- the LOC123046938 gene encoding uncharacterized protein, translating to MEARREIAKRARTAGTSNDDDAGSQGSAGGAAAASSRADVSTGAAEMDGEELAVVAAAEAEVAGSAETEEHVQRILLAIDNFTRKVSEMLDSGRAMFKDLAADFEDRLCTIHKERVEKWEEEIRELRARDAANEQTRAVLHNAQLQLFHIRE from the exons ATGGAGGCGAGGCGGGAGATCGCCAAGCGGGCGCGCACGGCCGGCACG AGCAACGACGACGACGCCGGGAGCCAGGGGAGcgcgggaggggcggcggcggcgtcctccaGGGCCGACGTGAGCACCGGCGCGGCGGAGATGGACGGGGAGGAGTTGGCcgtcgtggcggcggcggaggctgagGTGGCGGGCTCGGCGGAGACGGAGGAGCACGTCCAGCGCATCCTCCTCGCCATCGACAACTTCACCCGCAAG GTGTCGGAGATGCTGGACTCCGGGCGCGCCATGTTCAAGGACCTCGCCGCCGACTTCGAGGACCGCCTCTGCAC GATCCACAAGGAGAGGGTGGAGAAGTGGGAGGAGGAGATCCGGGAGCTGCGCGCCCGTGACGCCGCCAACGAGCAGACCCGCGCCGTCCTCCACAACGCCCAACTCCAGCTCTTCCACATCCGCGAATAG